One genomic segment of Streptomyces sp. TLI_146 includes these proteins:
- a CDS encoding glycosyl hydrolase gives MPAAVRFGANYTPGQGWFHHWLDFDLDAVRADLDAIAALGLDHIRVFPVWPYFQPNRTLIRPRAVEQLVQLADAAGERGLDVNVDGLQGHLSSFDFLPAWTQTWHRRSLFTDPEVLDGQAALLRTLAGALADRPNFIGMTLGNEINQFAAGPHPDPDRITPAQAGEWLERMLAACEEGAPDRPHVHAEYDAAWYQDDQPFTPAHAARLGAMTTVHSWVFNGTAQAHGRGGVATENHAAYLVELSKAWADDPRRPVWLQEVGAPAPLIPAGHAAAFTEATVVNALDCADLWGVTWWCSHDVDRSLADFPELEYSLGLLTSSGRVKPEGEAVARLAREWRGRVHAPAPRTTALVVDVGDELSAPRRSVCAPGGSVFEAFARLVGDGVRPAVVLASRADDKEHLALRGIDEVVVPEEVG, from the coding sequence ATGCCTGCCGCCGTGCGCTTCGGCGCCAACTACACGCCTGGCCAGGGGTGGTTCCACCACTGGCTCGACTTCGACCTCGACGCCGTACGCGCCGACCTCGACGCGATCGCGGCGCTCGGCCTCGACCACATCCGGGTCTTCCCGGTGTGGCCGTACTTCCAGCCCAACCGCACCCTGATCCGGCCGCGCGCGGTCGAGCAGCTGGTCCAGCTCGCCGACGCGGCGGGCGAACGCGGCCTCGATGTCAACGTCGACGGGCTCCAGGGCCATCTGTCGAGCTTCGACTTCCTGCCCGCCTGGACGCAGACCTGGCACCGGCGCAGCCTCTTCACCGACCCCGAGGTGCTCGACGGGCAGGCGGCGCTGCTGCGCACCCTCGCGGGGGCGCTCGCGGACCGGCCCAACTTCATCGGGATGACGCTCGGCAACGAGATCAACCAGTTCGCGGCCGGGCCGCACCCCGACCCCGACCGCATCACGCCCGCGCAGGCCGGGGAGTGGCTGGAGCGGATGCTCGCCGCGTGCGAGGAGGGCGCGCCGGACAGGCCCCATGTGCACGCCGAGTACGACGCCGCCTGGTACCAGGACGACCAGCCGTTCACCCCCGCGCACGCCGCGCGGCTCGGCGCCATGACCACCGTGCACTCCTGGGTGTTCAACGGTACGGCCCAGGCGCACGGGCGCGGCGGTGTCGCGACCGAGAACCACGCCGCGTACCTCGTCGAGCTGTCGAAGGCCTGGGCGGACGATCCGCGGCGGCCGGTGTGGCTCCAGGAGGTGGGCGCGCCCGCCCCGCTGATCCCGGCCGGGCACGCGGCCGCGTTCACCGAGGCGACGGTGGTGAACGCGCTGGACTGCGCGGATCTGTGGGGGGTCACGTGGTGGTGCTCCCACGACGTGGACCGGTCGCTGGCCGACTTTCCCGAACTGGAGTACAGCCTTGGGCTGTTGACCAGCTCGGGGCGGGTGAAGCCGGAGGGGGAGGCCGTGGCCCGGCTGGCCCGGGAGTGGCGGGGGCGGGTGCATGCGCCCGCGCCCCGTACCACCGCGCTCGTCGTCGACGTGGGGGACGAGCTCTCGGCGCCGCGCCGTTCTGTGTGCGCGCCTGGCGGATCGGTGTTCGAGGCGTTCGCCCGGCTGGTGGGGGACGGGGTGCGGCCCGCGGTGGTGCTGGCGAGCCGTGCCG
- a CDS encoding carbohydrate ABC transporter permease: MRRRGRGVTDKEGRRVPLWQLVLRYVLLLVVLALTVGPFLWQLSTSLKGPHEDIFSSPPKFLPGQPTLDNYARVADTIPVWDYALNSLKVAAANVVTNCVGASLAGYALARMRFRGRRAATLAFILAMLVPVEGIIIAQFTTMRDLGLNNTLIAVLLPGSIGAMNVLLMRNAFLNLPYEVEEAAYVDGANAWQRYLRIALPAVKGTLAVVAIFAFMGAWDDFLWPLIVLSDPDRFTLTIGLNYLHGTFANDERLVAAGTVIAVAPLIVLFACLQRYFFRGVGEGAVKG, translated from the coding sequence GTGCGCCGCCGCGGGAGGGGCGTCACCGACAAGGAAGGGCGACGCGTTCCCCTCTGGCAGCTCGTGCTGCGGTACGTGCTGCTCCTGGTGGTCCTGGCCCTCACCGTGGGGCCGTTCCTCTGGCAGCTCTCCACCTCGCTGAAGGGGCCGCACGAGGACATCTTCAGCTCCCCGCCGAAGTTCCTGCCCGGGCAGCCCACCCTCGACAACTACGCGCGCGTGGCCGACACCATCCCCGTCTGGGACTACGCCCTGAACTCGCTGAAGGTCGCCGCCGCCAACGTCGTCACCAACTGCGTGGGCGCGTCCCTCGCCGGATACGCCCTGGCCCGGATGCGCTTCCGTGGCCGCCGGGCGGCCACCCTCGCGTTCATCCTCGCCATGCTGGTCCCCGTCGAGGGCATCATCATCGCCCAGTTCACCACCATGCGGGACCTCGGCCTCAACAACACCCTGATCGCCGTCCTGCTGCCCGGCTCCATCGGCGCGATGAACGTCCTGCTGATGCGCAACGCCTTCCTCAACCTCCCGTACGAGGTGGAGGAGGCGGCGTACGTCGACGGCGCCAACGCCTGGCAGCGCTATCTGCGCATCGCCCTGCCCGCCGTGAAGGGCACCCTCGCCGTGGTCGCCATCTTCGCCTTCATGGGCGCCTGGGACGACTTCCTGTGGCCACTGATCGTCCTCAGCGACCCGGACCGCTTCACCCTCACCATCGGCCTGAACTATCTGCACGGCACCTTCGCCAACGACGAACGGCTCGTCGCGGCGGGCACGGTCATCGCCGTCGCCCCGCTCATCGTGCTCTTCGCCTGCCTGCAGCGTTACTTCTTCCGCGGCGTCGGCGAGGGAGCGGTCAAGGGCTGA
- a CDS encoding carbohydrate ABC transporter permease, protein MNSPTAAQADPSGPLAAAPAARSPRSGPHRAGRRIRRQLPTSPWLFAAPGLLVVGVFSLYPFVSTVVNSFTDRRTLVPGHYVGLANFRELWHDDMFWTGLRNSTLYVLGVVPALVVLPLLLAMLVQRHIPGIAFFRAAFYTPVVASIVVVGLIWVWMLDDRGLINSVLEAVGVGKVGFLSDQWLLLCSAMAVTVWKGLGYYMIIYLAALANVPRELHEAAAVDGAGAIRRFFTVTVPALRSTMVLVAALSSVSAFKVFSEVYLMAGPSGGPAGEDTTLVMLVQRVGTGLTGRVGYASAISVVVFAVTVALMLLVLRADRREDA, encoded by the coding sequence GTGAACAGCCCCACCGCCGCCCAGGCGGACCCGTCCGGCCCCCTCGCCGCCGCCCCGGCGGCCCGGAGCCCCCGCTCCGGGCCGCACCGGGCCGGCCGTCGCATCCGGCGCCAACTGCCCACCAGCCCCTGGCTGTTCGCGGCGCCCGGACTGCTCGTCGTCGGCGTGTTCAGCCTGTACCCGTTCGTCAGCACCGTGGTGAACTCCTTCACCGACCGCCGCACCCTGGTGCCCGGCCACTACGTGGGCCTCGCCAACTTCCGCGAGCTGTGGCACGACGACATGTTCTGGACCGGGCTGCGCAACAGCACGCTGTACGTCCTCGGCGTCGTCCCGGCCCTCGTCGTCCTGCCGCTGCTGCTCGCGATGCTCGTCCAGCGGCACATCCCCGGCATCGCCTTCTTCCGGGCGGCGTTCTACACCCCGGTCGTGGCCTCCATCGTCGTGGTCGGCCTCATCTGGGTGTGGATGCTCGACGACCGGGGGCTGATCAACTCGGTCCTGGAGGCGGTGGGCGTCGGCAAGGTCGGCTTCCTCAGCGACCAGTGGCTGCTGCTGTGCAGCGCGATGGCGGTCACGGTCTGGAAGGGCCTCGGCTACTACATGATCATTTACTTGGCGGCCCTGGCCAACGTACCGCGTGAGCTGCACGAGGCGGCCGCGGTCGACGGGGCCGGGGCGATCCGTCGCTTCTTCACCGTCACCGTGCCCGCGCTGCGCTCCACCATGGTCCTGGTCGCCGCGCTCTCCTCGGTCTCGGCCTTCAAGGTCTTCTCCGAGGTCTATCTGATGGCGGGCCCCAGCGGCGGCCCGGCGGGCGAGGACACCACCTTGGTGATGCTCGTCCAGCGCGTCGGCACCGGTCTGACCGGCCGGGTCGGCTACGCCTCGGCCATCTCCGTGGTCGTCTTCGCCGTCACCGTCGCGCTGATGCTGCTCGTGCTGCGGGCGGACCGGAGGGAGGACGCGTGA
- a CDS encoding sugar ABC transporter substrate-binding protein — protein MRISRRALAAAAVLATVLPLSACSGDSDSGSSDASGKVEGKITFQTWNLQANFKDYFNGVIADFQKKYPGTEVKWVDRPAEGYADKISADAAGGTLPDVVNVSPDLVAPLAKAGLALDLDKAAADYRKEYLPGAWQSHRIPGTPGTYAFPWYLNTGPLFYNKRLFSDAGLDAAKPPKTYDEVFADGLAMARKSNGKIATFANVPTIEDFGRYGVELMNKSGDGFAFNDAKGVELLTKYKELYDAKALDPQALTATPESAGHKFLTESVSMNPGSALDLANFKKQAPTLYKNIGITDQITSTGKANMYVMGVMVNSKSKRKPAAVAFAHFVTDAAHQMEFAKKVAIFPSTAGSLDDPYFTKEDGTDETRVRIAAAKSLKTAVNYTPVLFSEQMKTALRNEVAKALQGKQSPKEALDNAVKACDQLLKQS, from the coding sequence GTGCGCATCTCCCGCAGGGCACTCGCCGCTGCCGCCGTCCTCGCCACCGTCCTGCCGCTGAGCGCCTGCTCCGGCGACTCCGACTCCGGTTCGTCCGACGCGTCCGGCAAGGTCGAAGGGAAGATCACCTTCCAGACCTGGAACCTCCAGGCGAACTTCAAGGACTACTTCAACGGCGTGATCGCGGACTTCCAGAAGAAGTACCCCGGCACCGAGGTGAAGTGGGTGGACCGGCCCGCCGAGGGTTACGCCGACAAGATCAGCGCCGACGCCGCGGGCGGCACCCTGCCCGACGTCGTCAACGTCTCGCCGGACCTGGTGGCCCCGCTCGCGAAGGCCGGTCTCGCGCTCGACCTGGACAAGGCGGCCGCCGACTACCGCAAGGAGTATCTGCCGGGCGCCTGGCAGAGTCACCGGATACCGGGCACGCCGGGCACGTACGCCTTCCCCTGGTACCTCAACACCGGCCCGCTGTTCTACAACAAGCGGCTGTTCAGCGACGCCGGGCTGGACGCGGCCAAACCGCCGAAGACGTACGACGAGGTCTTCGCCGACGGGCTGGCGATGGCCCGCAAGAGCAACGGGAAGATCGCGACCTTCGCCAACGTGCCCACGATCGAGGACTTCGGGCGCTACGGCGTCGAGCTGATGAACAAGAGCGGCGACGGCTTCGCGTTCAACGATGCCAAGGGGGTCGAACTCCTCACCAAGTACAAGGAGTTGTACGACGCCAAGGCGCTCGACCCGCAGGCGCTGACCGCCACCCCCGAGTCGGCCGGGCACAAGTTCCTCACCGAGTCGGTGTCCATGAACCCCGGCAGCGCACTCGACCTCGCCAACTTCAAGAAGCAGGCCCCGACGCTCTACAAGAACATCGGGATCACCGACCAGATCACCAGCACCGGCAAGGCCAACATGTACGTCATGGGCGTCATGGTGAACTCCAAGAGCAAGCGGAAGCCCGCCGCCGTCGCCTTCGCGCACTTCGTGACCGACGCGGCACACCAGATGGAGTTCGCCAAGAAGGTCGCCATCTTCCCGAGCACCGCGGGTTCGCTCGACGACCCGTACTTCACCAAGGAGGACGGCACCGACGAGACCCGGGTGCGGATCGCCGCCGCCAAGTCCCTGAAGACGGCGGTCAACTACACGCCGGTGCTGTTCAGCGAGCAGATGAAGACCGCGCTGCGCAACGAGGTGGCCAAGGCGCTCCAGGGCAAGCAGAGCCCCAAGGAAGCGCTTGACAACGCTGTCAAGGCCTGTGACCAGCTGCTGAAGCAGAGCTGA